In Phycisphaerales bacterium, the sequence GGGCCCTCGCCCATGCAACGTCCCTCCCCCGTCCCACCTCCCACAGCCGCACCAGCCCCGCGATAAAGAGCACCGCAACTACCGGGCGGAGCGCCTGGGCGCCACGGAACCAGTCGTTGAAGATGTGTGGCCACCAGTCCGTCCACTGGTGATTGATCGGATGCTCCACACGCTCCAGGATCTCCATGAGGCGGGCCTTGTCCTCGGGGGTCGGCTCGTCCACGGCGGCGGCGGCTTTGTCAAAGAGCAGCGTGGAGAATCGGTCGAAGTAGAGCGCCCGCATCGGCCTGGACCACCAGTCGTTCTCCTGCGCCGACCGAACCAGATGCAGGTTCCACAGGCCCGTCTGCCCGAGGAAAGAGTTCAGCATGGCGAGCGCCCGCTCCGGGCCATGGCGTGCACGGTCCTCGTCGACGACTCGCTTGCACATCGCCTCGATCTCGGCAAAGGGGATCCGGTCCGACTCGCCGCGGCCCACGCGGGCGTTCTGCTCCCGCCCGATCATCATGTAGTAGTACTCGTAATCCGTGACCTGGACGCGACGCAGCGACTCCTGCAGGCCCGACCACCCGTCGGCGTCGAGCGCCGTCGCGTTGTCGCCATCAACGACTCCCGCGTTCCACGCCGAGAGCAGGCGATTGATCTGGACCTTTGGCGAGGTCACGCCAATCACGTCGCGAGAGACGGCGTTGTACGTCACCCAGGGCAGGATCGTCGCGAGGCCCGCCACCAGCACGGCCACGCCTCGAATCACACGAGTGCGCCACCCCAACGCCACAGGCCCGATCGCCACGACACCGAGCGGGATCAGCACGAGGAGCATCTGGAAGTTCTCGCGGAGGAGCGCCCCAAGGCCGCAGATCACGCCCACGCCGGCGCACGCCCAGATCCTTCGCCGCGGCGCGGCAAGCCCGGCCATCGCCAGCATCAGCCCCACAAGCAGCGACGCCGAGAGCGACTCTCGCAGGAGATATGCCGAGTAGGTCAGCAGGATCGGATGCATGCCGACGACACCGGCGCCCACGAGCGCCCACACCCGTCCCGCGCGGCCTCGGATGATGATGTACACGCCCATCGCGGCGAGCATGCCCACGACGAGTTGCAGCCACTTGAACCCTTCGAGCCAGTCGTTCGTGAATCGCATCACGCCCGCGAGGAGGAGACTCAGCCCCGGTGCCTTGTACACGACGAGTTTCGAGAATGTCCCCCTAGTCACAATGCCGTCGGCGCCTGCGACATAGGTCACGCCGTCGGACGTCATCATCGCACTCGCCATCAGCCCGAAGAACACCACCACAAGCACGACCAGGAAGGCCACCAGCGCCTCGGGGAGCCATCGATGCGCTCGCCGATCCGCGAGACCGAGGCCCACGCCCCACGCGACCACACTCACGGCCAGGCACGCTCCGAAACCCACGCCATGCACCAGCGTTCCGATCCGCACGCGACTGGCGAACTTCAGCGAACCGGAATCCTCGGCCGCACTCTCCCATCGGCCCGTGTCACGCCGATCGAAAACGTGTCCGAAGACCGACCACTCGATCGCGCTCTCGACGATCGTGACGCTCGAGGGCGGAATCGCCGACCACTCCAGGGTGATCGATTCGAGGCGCTCCGCCGGCACTTCAGTCCGGAATCGCGTCGAGACGATCGCGCCGCGAGACTCGTCGGGACCCATCACCCACACGCCGCCCGAAGACCCCTGCCCTGGTCGCGACCAGCGCACCGCGACCGATTCCACCGGCCCGCTGGACTCGATCACGCCGACGGCCTGCGCCGAGACCAGAAATCGCGCCACAAACATCCAGAGGAGGGTGGCGCCGATCAAGAGCCCGGCAGCGCGCACCCGGTGCCTTCCCCCACGTCCATGCCAACGACTCCAGGCGCCGGTCCTCGGCCGCTCTTTCATGGGCCGATGGTACCACAGGCCGACAAATCACGCTCACTCGGTTCTTCACTTGAACCCTGCCTGGAGGTTGTTGCTTACACCCGTGGCATCTGTTGCGTCAGGCAATGGATCGCGCCAAGCCCCCAGATCAGGTCGCGGCAGTCGATCCCCACGACTTGCCGCCGCCCGCCCGCGCTCCGCCCCGTGTCCATGTGCTTCTGAAGGTTCTCCATCGCGACCCGGTCGTTCCTGTGCCCAAACGTCGGTACGAGGAGGGCCCCGTTGATGAACAGGAAGTTCAGGTACGTCGCCGGGAGGCGTTGCGAGTCGATCTCCACGACGCCGGGCATCGGGACCGTCACGATATCGAACGCCCGCCCGTCCTGATCCTTGAGCAAGCGTGCCCGCCGCAGGTTTTCCTGGAGCACCTTGTAGTTCGCGTCGCGCGGGTCGTCCTCAACGCCCACGACGATGGTCTTGGGATCGAGAAACCTCGCGAGATCGTCGATGTGTCCGTCCGTGTCGTCGCCCTCAATCCCGTCGCCGAGCCAGCAGACGTGCGACTGCCCGTAATAGTCCTTGAGGTATCGCTCGATCCGTGCCTTGGACAATCCCGGATTTCGGTTCTTGTGGAGGAGGCACTGCTCGGTCGTCAGCACCGTGCTCTTCCCATTGAACTCGACGGCGCCGCCCTCCATCACGATCCCCGGCTTGAAGAGCGGCAGGCCGAACTCCTCGGCGACACGCGTCGGCACGTCGTCGTCGTCGCCATACGGCGGATACTTCCCGCCCCACGCGTTGAAGCCCCAATCGACGACCGCGAGTTGCCTCTTCCCGCGGTGCATCCGCGTGACGAACGCCGGCCCGTGATCCCGGCACCAGCACTCGTTGGTCTTGACGAAGTGGAAGTACACGCGCCGCATCGAGCGTTCATCCGGCCCGCCAAAGAGCGCCAGTTCTCGCCGGACGATGTGCTCCCAGTTCTCGTTGGGGACGTTGATGTGGACCTCTTCCCGGAGCGCGATCTCGCGCACGATCGCCGCAAGCCCCGGCCCGATCGTGTGGTATCGCCCCGGGAAACTGATCCCCTCGGGCCGAGGCCACGAGAGCCACACCCCCCGCTGCCGAGACCACTCCGCCGGGAACGAGTACCCAAGCGACCGGGGCGTCTTCCGCTGGAGCAAACTCTTCGCACTCGTGGCTCGTCGTGGAGTCGGCATCGGTGGGTCCGTAGGTGGCACCGCTCTCCAGAGCGGTGCTTCTGGTGATCACATCAGTTCATCAAACTATCGATCTAGAAACCGCCGCACCAATCCGCCATACGCATCCACACGCCGATCCCGAAGAAACGGCCAGTGCGTCCGGCTGAACTCCACACGCGACAGGTCGCAATCCACCACCGCCACCTGCTCCTTTTCCGGCGTCGCGCGGAACGCCACCTGCCCATCGGGCTGGGCCACGAACGACTGCCCCCAGAAGACCAGTCCGTCCTTGCTCACGGGCTTGCCATCCGCCCCAAGCACACGCTCGTGCCCGATGCGATTCACCGCGACGACATAGCACCCGTTCGCGATCGCGTGCGACCGCATCATCGTCTCCCACGAGTCGTGCTGCGCCTCGCCATATTCCTCGCGCTCCGACGGGTGCCAGCCGATCGCCGTGGGATAGAAAAGGATCTCCGCGCCCTGGAGCGCCGTGAGCCTCGCCCCTTCCGGGAACCACTGGTCCCAGCAGATGAGCACACCGATCTTCGCGTGGCGCGTCTTCCACACGCGGAACCCGGCCTCGTCCTCGCCGCCGACCGTACTCGCCGTGCCGTGCCCCGCCGGCGCATCGCCAGGCGTGAAATAGAACTTCTCGTAGAACAGCGGATCATCGGGGATATGCATCTTCCGATAGACGCCCATGAGCGAGCCGTCGGCGTCAATGATCGCCGCCGTATTGTGATAGAGGCCCGTCGCCCGACGCTCGAAGAGGCTCGCGACGATCACCACGCCGTGTTTCTTCGCGATCCGTGAGAACGCGTCCGTGCTCGGTCCCGGGATCGACTCGGCCAGCCCGAAGAACCGATGGTCCTCGCTCTGGCAGAAGTACTGGCTCGCGAAGAGTTCCTGCGTGCAGATCACCCGCGCGCCCGACTCCGCCGCCCGCTCGACCAGCCGCACCTGCCTCGCCCGGTTCTCCGATGGATCGGCGACGCACGATGTCTGCACGAGGCCGACGGGAACAATGGATGTTGAACGACGCGCCGGCCTGCCCATCTCGCCCGTTGTCCTCGCACCACGCGCCCCCGTGGTGACCTTTGCCTTCGATGAGGTCCGCGTCTTCCGGATCGCCTTCGTCGTCCGCGTCGCCATTCGTCGCTGTCCTCCGGGTCGCGGGAATCCAAAGGCACAATGCCCATGGGATGCTCTCGCGCTGGCAGGAGGGTATCAACATAGAAAAGGCCCGGCACGAGGCCAGGCCCGATCGGTGTTCTCACGCTGTCTGGTCGATTTCGACTCAGCACCCCGCATTAAAGCGAGCGAGATAGTACAACAGATCGTCGATGGTCACGCCGCCGTCGGTCGTGCCCGTGCCCGTCCCGTTGTCCACGTCGGCATCAACCGACCCCGCGTTGAAGATGGCAAGGTAGTAGAGCAGGTCATCGATGGTCACGCCACCATCGGGCGTGCCCGTGCCCGAGCCGTCGTCCACGTCGGCGACGCACGTCGTTGCACCGAAGTCGATGAGCACCACCCCGTCGGCACTCGCCGCGTATCGCACCTTCACGATCACGTATCGCCCGCTCGGGCTGGCGTCGTAGCCGTCCGACACGCCGAGGATCTCGACCACGGTGTTGCCGTTCACATCCGTCACACCCTCCTGAAGCACGAGTTCGTCATTGCGGAAGATGCCTCTGTCGCGCGTCGTGTCCGGGTCGTCCCAGTCGCCGAACCAGATCACGTTGCCATCGTCGCCAATGAAGACGCCACCGGACCCGAACCCCGTGAACGAGAAGCCCGGCACTCCCGGCACGCTCCCGCCCTCCTGCGCGATCACCGTCGTGCCGTTCTTGAGAATAACGGTGTCACTCGCCGTATCCCCGTCCAGCATGGCGCGGATGACGTACTCGCCGTTGTTGTTCACATCGATCGGCACGTCGTTCAGGATGCGATAGTTCCGCCCGGAGATCGGGCTCTGGTCGCCCTCGCGAGCCACGAGCGAGCCATCGAGCCACACCGCGTCGCCCGTCCCGCCCGAGACCTCGAGTGTCAGCATCAAGTGGTTGCCGCTGCTGCTCCGCGACATCGACTCGAACGTTGTACCAAAGTCGGTGATCGGCCCGGCAAGGCCCGCCGGCGTGTCGCCCTCCTTGATCAGCACATTCTCCACGAACGTGTTCTGATT encodes:
- a CDS encoding agmatine deiminase family protein; the encoded protein is MPTPRRATSAKSLLQRKTPRSLGYSFPAEWSRQRGVWLSWPRPEGISFPGRYHTIGPGLAAIVREIALREEVHINVPNENWEHIVRRELALFGGPDERSMRRVYFHFVKTNECWCRDHGPAFVTRMHRGKRQLAVVDWGFNAWGGKYPPYGDDDDVPTRVAEEFGLPLFKPGIVMEGGAVEFNGKSTVLTTEQCLLHKNRNPGLSKARIERYLKDYYGQSHVCWLGDGIEGDDTDGHIDDLARFLDPKTIVVGVEDDPRDANYKVLQENLRRARLLKDQDGRAFDIVTVPMPGVVEIDSQRLPATYLNFLFINGALLVPTFGHRNDRVAMENLQKHMDTGRSAGGRRQVVGIDCRDLIWGLGAIHCLTQQMPRV
- a CDS encoding carbon-nitrogen hydrolase, with protein sequence MGRPARRSTSIVPVGLVQTSCVADPSENRARQVRLVERAAESGARVICTQELFASQYFCQSEDHRFFGLAESIPGPSTDAFSRIAKKHGVVIVASLFERRATGLYHNTAAIIDADGSLMGVYRKMHIPDDPLFYEKFYFTPGDAPAGHGTASTVGGEDEAGFRVWKTRHAKIGVLICWDQWFPEGARLTALQGAEILFYPTAIGWHPSEREEYGEAQHDSWETMMRSHAIANGCYVVAVNRIGHERVLGADGKPVSKDGLVFWGQSFVAQPDGQVAFRATPEKEQVAVVDCDLSRVEFSRTHWPFLRDRRVDAYGGLVRRFLDR